Proteins from one Planctomycetota bacterium genomic window:
- a CDS encoding SagB/ThcOx family dehydrogenase: MKEIKLPAPVKKGKLSLEETLSLRRSVRTFKDEALTDTQIGQILWAADGLSAPVETRANRTAPSAGAIYPVELYAVTKDGIYKYNLVSHSLKLIEAGDNREELSKACLGQGCVKSAPLSIIISGDYKKCSGKYRDRAQRYVDIEAGHIAQNIHLQAVALELGSVPVGAFQDDQVKALLNLPDNEYPVYIIPVGHPKK, encoded by the coding sequence ATGAAAGAAATCAAACTGCCTGCCCCTGTGAAAAAGGGCAAACTGTCCCTGGAGGAAACACTGTCCCTGCGCCGTTCGGTGCGGACTTTCAAAGATGAGGCATTGACTGACACACAAATAGGCCAGATTCTCTGGGCGGCAGACGGCCTAAGCGCGCCCGTTGAAACAAGGGCAAACCGCACCGCACCCTCGGCCGGCGCGATTTATCCCGTGGAACTATACGCCGTGACCAAAGACGGGATATACAAATATAATCTGGTTTCGCATTCACTAAAACTTATCGAAGCGGGTGATAATCGTGAAGAATTGTCTAAGGCATGCCTGGGCCAGGGCTGCGTAAAGAGCGCTCCTTTAAGCATTATTATCAGCGGCGATTACAAGAAATGCTCCGGCAAATACAGGGACCGTGCCCAGCGTTATGTCGATATCGAAGCCGGCCATATCGCGCAGAATATCCACCTCCAGGCGGTCGCCCTAGAGCTTGGCTCTGTCCCGGTCGGCGCTTTTCAGGATGACCAGGTGAAGGCGCTTCTCAATCTGCCGGATAACGAATACCCCGTTTATATTATTCCCGTGGGTCACCCCAAAAAATAA